In Mustela nigripes isolate SB6536 chromosome 10, MUSNIG.SB6536, whole genome shotgun sequence, one DNA window encodes the following:
- the LOC132025485 gene encoding quinone oxidoreductase-like protein 2 isoform X3, whose product MAAVARGPWLPRAWLCRRAGPGCGRHYRAALCAELKQPLAIEEVASRPVRPHEVRVDVHFCGVNFADILVCRGQYQEKPQLPFIPGMEFSGTVLEIGTDVSIVKEMLWQIPERAPLREAAALPVSYGTAILALEHRARTRPGETVLVTAAAGATGLAVIDVATNVLQAQVFVIAATGSDEKCKLALQKGAQSTVNYSQGSLKEAVRKLVGSAGVNVAIDTVGGDVFLEALRSLAWEGRIVVVGFAGGNIASVPANLLLLKNISAMGLYWGRYKEQSFPIFSRTLSSALQYCQQGRIQPHIGAVFKLEEVNDAFLHVIQRKSTGKVLISLK is encoded by the exons ATGGCGGCGGTGGCTCGAGGTCCGTGGCTGCCTCGGGCGTGGCTCTGCAG GAGGGCGGGGCCGGGCTGCGGCCGCCACTACCGCGCCGCGCTCTGCGCCGAGCTGAAGCAGCCCTTGGCCATCGAGGAGGTCGCCTCCCGCCCTGTCAGGCCTCATGAG GTCAGAGTTGATGTCCATTTCTGTGGAGTTAATTTTGCTGACATTTTGGTCTGCCGTGGTCAGTATCAGGAAAAGCCCCAACTTCCCTTCATACCTG GAATGGAGTTTTCTGGGACTGTACTGGAGATAGGCACCGATGTCAGCATAGTGAAAGAG ATGCTGTGGCAGATTCCAGAAAGGGCCCCCCTCCGAGAAGCTGCTGCCCTACCTGTATCTTATGGCACTGCTATTTTGGCCTTGGAGCATCGGGCACGCACTCGACCAGG AGAAACTGTTTTAGTGACGGCAGCAGCTGGAGCCACAGGCCTGGCGGTGATAGATGTGGCAACCAACGTTCTTCAGGCTCAGGTGTTT GTGATAGCTGCAACTGGAAGTGACGAGAAGTGCAAGCTGGCATTGCAGAAAGGCGCACAGTCCACTGTGAACTATAGTCAGGGCAGCCTGAAGGAGGCAGTGAGGAAGCTGGTGGGCAGTGCAGGGGTGAATGTGGCCATCGACACTGTGGGAGGAGATGTCTTTCTGGAGGCGCTCCGCAG CCTGGCGTGGGAAGGCAGGATCGTGGTGGTGGGTTTTGCTGGAGGAAACATTGCTTCTGTGCCAGCCAACCTTCTGCTCTTGAAGAATATCTCAGCCATGGGGCTGTACTGGGGCCGATACAAAGAGCAGAGCTTTCCCATCTTCTCCAGAACCCTGTCCTCGGCTCTTCAGTATTGCCAACAAGGGCGCATCCAGCCACACATCGGAGCAGTTTTTAAACTGGAGGAG gtcAATGATGCCTTCCTTCATGTGATACAGCGCAAATCCACGGGCAAGGTGCTTATCTCCCTTAAATAA
- the LOC132025485 gene encoding quinone oxidoreductase-like protein 2 isoform X1 yields the protein MAAVARGPWLPRAWLCRRAGPGCGRHYRAALCAELKQPLAIEEVASRPVRPHEVRVDVHFCGVNFADILVCRGQYQEKPQLPFIPGMEFSGTVLEIGTDVSIVKEGDRVIGVSGFNGMAEECVIDQKMLWQIPERAPLREAAALPVSYGTAILALEHRARTRPGETVLVTAAAGATGLAVIDVATNVLQAQVIAATGSDEKCKLALQKGAQSTVNYSQGSLKEAVRKLVGSAGVNVAIDTVGGDVFLEALRSLAWEGRIVVVGFAGGNIASVPANLLLLKNISAMGLYWGRYKEQSFPIFSRTLSSALQYCQQGRIQPHIGAVFKLEEVNDAFLHVIQRKSTGKVLISLK from the exons ATGGCGGCGGTGGCTCGAGGTCCGTGGCTGCCTCGGGCGTGGCTCTGCAG GAGGGCGGGGCCGGGCTGCGGCCGCCACTACCGCGCCGCGCTCTGCGCCGAGCTGAAGCAGCCCTTGGCCATCGAGGAGGTCGCCTCCCGCCCTGTCAGGCCTCATGAG GTCAGAGTTGATGTCCATTTCTGTGGAGTTAATTTTGCTGACATTTTGGTCTGCCGTGGTCAGTATCAGGAAAAGCCCCAACTTCCCTTCATACCTG GAATGGAGTTTTCTGGGACTGTACTGGAGATAGGCACCGATGTCAGCATAGTGAAAGAG GGAGATCGAGTTATTGGCGTGAGTGGCTTTAATGGTATGGCTGAAGAATGTGTCATTGACCAAAAG ATGCTGTGGCAGATTCCAGAAAGGGCCCCCCTCCGAGAAGCTGCTGCCCTACCTGTATCTTATGGCACTGCTATTTTGGCCTTGGAGCATCGGGCACGCACTCGACCAGG AGAAACTGTTTTAGTGACGGCAGCAGCTGGAGCCACAGGCCTGGCGGTGATAGATGTGGCAACCAACGTTCTTCAGGCTCAG GTGATAGCTGCAACTGGAAGTGACGAGAAGTGCAAGCTGGCATTGCAGAAAGGCGCACAGTCCACTGTGAACTATAGTCAGGGCAGCCTGAAGGAGGCAGTGAGGAAGCTGGTGGGCAGTGCAGGGGTGAATGTGGCCATCGACACTGTGGGAGGAGATGTCTTTCTGGAGGCGCTCCGCAG CCTGGCGTGGGAAGGCAGGATCGTGGTGGTGGGTTTTGCTGGAGGAAACATTGCTTCTGTGCCAGCCAACCTTCTGCTCTTGAAGAATATCTCAGCCATGGGGCTGTACTGGGGCCGATACAAAGAGCAGAGCTTTCCCATCTTCTCCAGAACCCTGTCCTCGGCTCTTCAGTATTGCCAACAAGGGCGCATCCAGCCACACATCGGAGCAGTTTTTAAACTGGAGGAG gtcAATGATGCCTTCCTTCATGTGATACAGCGCAAATCCACGGGCAAGGTGCTTATCTCCCTTAAATAA
- the LOC132025485 gene encoding quinone oxidoreductase-like protein 2 isoform X5, which yields MAAVARGPWLPRAWLCRRAGPGCGRHYRAALCAELKQPLAIEEVASRPVRPHEVRVDVHFCGVNFADILVCRGQYQEKPQLPFIPGMEFSGTVLEIGTDVSIVKEGDRVIGVSGFNGMAEECVIDQKMLWQIPERAPLREAAALPVSYGTAILALEHRARTRPGETVLVTAAAGATGLAVIDVATNVLQAQVLAWEGRIVVVGFAGGNIASVPANLLLLKNISAMGLYWGRYKEQSFPIFSRTLSSALQYCQQGRIQPHIGAVFKLEEVNDAFLHVIQRKSTGKVLISLK from the exons ATGGCGGCGGTGGCTCGAGGTCCGTGGCTGCCTCGGGCGTGGCTCTGCAG GAGGGCGGGGCCGGGCTGCGGCCGCCACTACCGCGCCGCGCTCTGCGCCGAGCTGAAGCAGCCCTTGGCCATCGAGGAGGTCGCCTCCCGCCCTGTCAGGCCTCATGAG GTCAGAGTTGATGTCCATTTCTGTGGAGTTAATTTTGCTGACATTTTGGTCTGCCGTGGTCAGTATCAGGAAAAGCCCCAACTTCCCTTCATACCTG GAATGGAGTTTTCTGGGACTGTACTGGAGATAGGCACCGATGTCAGCATAGTGAAAGAG GGAGATCGAGTTATTGGCGTGAGTGGCTTTAATGGTATGGCTGAAGAATGTGTCATTGACCAAAAG ATGCTGTGGCAGATTCCAGAAAGGGCCCCCCTCCGAGAAGCTGCTGCCCTACCTGTATCTTATGGCACTGCTATTTTGGCCTTGGAGCATCGGGCACGCACTCGACCAGG AGAAACTGTTTTAGTGACGGCAGCAGCTGGAGCCACAGGCCTGGCGGTGATAGATGTGGCAACCAACGTTCTTCAGGCTCAGGT CCTGGCGTGGGAAGGCAGGATCGTGGTGGTGGGTTTTGCTGGAGGAAACATTGCTTCTGTGCCAGCCAACCTTCTGCTCTTGAAGAATATCTCAGCCATGGGGCTGTACTGGGGCCGATACAAAGAGCAGAGCTTTCCCATCTTCTCCAGAACCCTGTCCTCGGCTCTTCAGTATTGCCAACAAGGGCGCATCCAGCCACACATCGGAGCAGTTTTTAAACTGGAGGAG gtcAATGATGCCTTCCTTCATGTGATACAGCGCAAATCCACGGGCAAGGTGCTTATCTCCCTTAAATAA
- the LOC132025485 gene encoding quinone oxidoreductase-like protein 2 isoform X2: MAAVARGPWLPRAWLCRRAGPGCGRHYRAALCAELKQPLAIEEVASRPVRPHEVRVDVHFCGVNFADILVCRGQYQEKPQLPFIPGMEFSGTVLEIGTDVSIVKEGDRVIGVSGFNDAVADSRKGPPPRSCCPTCILWHCYFGLGASGTHSTRRNCFSDGSSWSHRPGGDRCGNQRSSGSGVIAATGSDEKCKLALQKGAQSTVNYSQGSLKEAVRKLVGSAGVNVAIDTVGGDVFLEALRSLAWEGRIVVVGFAGGNIASVPANLLLLKNISAMGLYWGRYKEQSFPIFSRTLSSALQYCQQGRIQPHIGAVFKLEEVNDAFLHVIQRKSTGKVLISLK; encoded by the exons ATGGCGGCGGTGGCTCGAGGTCCGTGGCTGCCTCGGGCGTGGCTCTGCAG GAGGGCGGGGCCGGGCTGCGGCCGCCACTACCGCGCCGCGCTCTGCGCCGAGCTGAAGCAGCCCTTGGCCATCGAGGAGGTCGCCTCCCGCCCTGTCAGGCCTCATGAG GTCAGAGTTGATGTCCATTTCTGTGGAGTTAATTTTGCTGACATTTTGGTCTGCCGTGGTCAGTATCAGGAAAAGCCCCAACTTCCCTTCATACCTG GAATGGAGTTTTCTGGGACTGTACTGGAGATAGGCACCGATGTCAGCATAGTGAAAGAG GGAGATCGAGTTATTGGCGTGAGTGGCTTTAATG ATGCTGTGGCAGATTCCAGAAAGGGCCCCCCTCCGAGAAGCTGCTGCCCTACCTGTATCTTATGGCACTGCTATTTTGGCCTTGGAGCATCGGGCACGCACTCGACCAGG AGAAACTGTTTTAGTGACGGCAGCAGCTGGAGCCACAGGCCTGGCGGTGATAGATGTGGCAACCAACGTTCTTCAGGCTCAGGT GTGATAGCTGCAACTGGAAGTGACGAGAAGTGCAAGCTGGCATTGCAGAAAGGCGCACAGTCCACTGTGAACTATAGTCAGGGCAGCCTGAAGGAGGCAGTGAGGAAGCTGGTGGGCAGTGCAGGGGTGAATGTGGCCATCGACACTGTGGGAGGAGATGTCTTTCTGGAGGCGCTCCGCAG CCTGGCGTGGGAAGGCAGGATCGTGGTGGTGGGTTTTGCTGGAGGAAACATTGCTTCTGTGCCAGCCAACCTTCTGCTCTTGAAGAATATCTCAGCCATGGGGCTGTACTGGGGCCGATACAAAGAGCAGAGCTTTCCCATCTTCTCCAGAACCCTGTCCTCGGCTCTTCAGTATTGCCAACAAGGGCGCATCCAGCCACACATCGGAGCAGTTTTTAAACTGGAGGAG gtcAATGATGCCTTCCTTCATGTGATACAGCGCAAATCCACGGGCAAGGTGCTTATCTCCCTTAAATAA
- the LOC132025485 gene encoding quinone oxidoreductase-like protein 2 isoform X4, with protein MAAVARGPWLPRAWLCRRAGPGCGRHYRAALCAELKQPLAIEEVASRPVRPHEVRVDVHFCGVNFADILVCRGQYQEKPQLPFIPDAVADSRKGPPPRSCCPTCILWHCYFGLGASGTHSTRRNCFSDGSSWSHRPGGDRCGNQRSSGSGVIAATGSDEKCKLALQKGAQSTVNYSQGSLKEAVRKLVGSAGVNVAIDTVGGDVFLEALRSLAWEGRIVVVGFAGGNIASVPANLLLLKNISAMGLYWGRYKEQSFPIFSRTLSSALQYCQQGRIQPHIGAVFKLEEVNDAFLHVIQRKSTGKVLISLK; from the exons ATGGCGGCGGTGGCTCGAGGTCCGTGGCTGCCTCGGGCGTGGCTCTGCAG GAGGGCGGGGCCGGGCTGCGGCCGCCACTACCGCGCCGCGCTCTGCGCCGAGCTGAAGCAGCCCTTGGCCATCGAGGAGGTCGCCTCCCGCCCTGTCAGGCCTCATGAG GTCAGAGTTGATGTCCATTTCTGTGGAGTTAATTTTGCTGACATTTTGGTCTGCCGTGGTCAGTATCAGGAAAAGCCCCAACTTCCCTTCATACCTG ATGCTGTGGCAGATTCCAGAAAGGGCCCCCCTCCGAGAAGCTGCTGCCCTACCTGTATCTTATGGCACTGCTATTTTGGCCTTGGAGCATCGGGCACGCACTCGACCAGG AGAAACTGTTTTAGTGACGGCAGCAGCTGGAGCCACAGGCCTGGCGGTGATAGATGTGGCAACCAACGTTCTTCAGGCTCAGGT GTGATAGCTGCAACTGGAAGTGACGAGAAGTGCAAGCTGGCATTGCAGAAAGGCGCACAGTCCACTGTGAACTATAGTCAGGGCAGCCTGAAGGAGGCAGTGAGGAAGCTGGTGGGCAGTGCAGGGGTGAATGTGGCCATCGACACTGTGGGAGGAGATGTCTTTCTGGAGGCGCTCCGCAG CCTGGCGTGGGAAGGCAGGATCGTGGTGGTGGGTTTTGCTGGAGGAAACATTGCTTCTGTGCCAGCCAACCTTCTGCTCTTGAAGAATATCTCAGCCATGGGGCTGTACTGGGGCCGATACAAAGAGCAGAGCTTTCCCATCTTCTCCAGAACCCTGTCCTCGGCTCTTCAGTATTGCCAACAAGGGCGCATCCAGCCACACATCGGAGCAGTTTTTAAACTGGAGGAG gtcAATGATGCCTTCCTTCATGTGATACAGCGCAAATCCACGGGCAAGGTGCTTATCTCCCTTAAATAA